One window of Saccharopolyspora phatthalungensis genomic DNA carries:
- a CDS encoding Rv1733c family protein has protein sequence MDGSPRDNLRWLVNALRPTPNPLRRWTDRAAATIMVVLLAAALLGVPVAVWFGIGVHARETAEAATAAASTRSVAAVVMKPPEARYSGENREIQTLTWWSDVQWRGLYGLPHTDTVRVQPSTEVGSTVPVWVDSAEHVTQPPDSNAKVMAGAVTSAVFALVAWQALCAALIFVTRVATDALAERAWHREWEIVEPKWTHFRR, from the coding sequence ATGGATGGTTCGCCGCGAGATAACCTGCGGTGGCTGGTCAACGCACTGCGACCGACGCCGAACCCGTTGCGCCGCTGGACCGATCGCGCCGCGGCCACGATCATGGTCGTGCTGCTGGCTGCCGCGCTGCTCGGGGTGCCGGTCGCCGTGTGGTTCGGGATCGGCGTTCACGCGCGGGAAACGGCCGAGGCAGCGACTGCGGCTGCCAGCACTCGCTCGGTGGCGGCCGTCGTCATGAAACCGCCGGAGGCGCGGTATTCCGGCGAAAACCGGGAGATCCAGACCCTCACCTGGTGGTCGGACGTTCAGTGGCGCGGGCTGTACGGCCTCCCGCACACGGACACCGTTCGCGTGCAGCCGAGCACCGAGGTGGGCAGCACGGTGCCGGTGTGGGTGGACTCTGCCGAGCACGTCACGCAGCCCCCGGACAGCAATGCAAAGGTGATGGCCGGTGCCGTCACGTCCGCGGTGTTCGCCCTGGTCGCCTGGCAGGCCCTGTGCGCCGCACTGATTTTCGTCACCCGGGTGGCCACCGACGCGCTCGCGGAGCGGGCCTGGCACCGGGAGTGGGAGATCGTCGAACCGAAGTGGACTCACTTCCGGCGGTGA
- a CDS encoding universal stress protein, with the protein MRHHEVLVVGVDGSDASARALRWALDEGQRRCIPVHAIMVWESHAVLSGPGPLLMYPDLAPHHAREQHWQDLNRVVRASLGESTTPEVHTELVEGNAAEVLTERSAHAAMLVLGDRGRGRVADAVLGSTALRCIHKARCPVVVVPKGMPERVEWNKQDGVADIDPVLG; encoded by the coding sequence ATGAGACATCATGAGGTTCTTGTGGTGGGCGTGGACGGATCGGACGCCAGCGCGCGAGCGCTGCGCTGGGCCCTGGACGAAGGACAACGCCGCTGCATCCCGGTGCACGCGATCATGGTGTGGGAATCGCACGCAGTCCTCTCCGGTCCGGGCCCTCTGCTGATGTACCCCGACCTGGCGCCGCACCACGCCCGGGAACAGCACTGGCAGGACCTGAACCGTGTCGTGCGCGCCAGCCTGGGCGAGTCCACGACGCCGGAAGTCCACACCGAGCTCGTCGAAGGCAACGCCGCCGAGGTGCTGACCGAACGGTCGGCGCACGCCGCCATGCTCGTCCTGGGCGATCGCGGGCGCGGCCGGGTCGCCGACGCGGTCCTGGGTAGCACGGCACTGCGGTGCATCCACAAGGCACGATGCCCGGTGGTGGTCGTCCCCAAGGGAATGCCGGAACGGGTCGAGTGGAACAAGCAGGACGGCGTGGCCGACATCGACCCCGTGCTGGGCTAG
- a CDS encoding Acg family FMN-binding oxidoreductase translates to MRTFPTAFELTTDQMEQIIRRAGMAPSLHNSQPWRFRILPHLIELHADPKRRLPAADPEDRELRLACGAALFNLRLALEHAGIRAVVTLLPHLAAPTALAEVRSGGQAHPRPEDTRLYEAIAERHSHRQPFRSTSVSTEDRHLLMHAAHEEHAWLHVVQPGQHGTLEGLVHRAHRVQMANARFRAELDAWVGRTGDTTEGVPVSAAGPKPEPGDQWVHRDFTAGQAPRSPGTEFEAHPLLVVLCSRHGSREADLQAGQALQRLWLTATAQGLAASMISQVVEVRETREELRELLGGNVTPQALLRIGHGTPSVPSPRRNVEDMLVNGVAEPFQS, encoded by the coding sequence ATGCGAACGTTTCCCACGGCCTTCGAACTGACGACCGATCAGATGGAGCAGATCATCCGGCGGGCCGGGATGGCGCCGTCGCTGCACAACAGCCAGCCCTGGCGCTTCCGGATCCTGCCCCACCTGATCGAACTGCACGCCGACCCGAAGCGGCGCCTGCCCGCGGCCGACCCCGAAGACCGGGAGCTGCGGTTGGCCTGCGGGGCGGCGCTGTTCAACCTGCGCCTCGCCCTGGAGCACGCAGGAATCCGGGCGGTGGTGACCTTGCTCCCGCACCTGGCCGCCCCGACCGCGCTCGCCGAGGTGCGCAGCGGCGGCCAGGCACATCCACGCCCCGAGGACACCCGGCTCTACGAGGCGATCGCCGAACGGCACAGCCACCGCCAGCCCTTCCGGAGTACCTCAGTGTCCACAGAGGATCGGCATCTGCTGATGCATGCTGCCCACGAGGAGCACGCCTGGTTGCACGTGGTGCAGCCAGGCCAACACGGCACCCTTGAAGGGTTGGTGCATCGCGCGCACCGGGTGCAGATGGCCAATGCCCGTTTCCGGGCGGAGCTGGACGCCTGGGTCGGGCGCACCGGTGACACCACCGAGGGGGTGCCGGTGTCGGCGGCCGGGCCCAAGCCGGAGCCCGGGGACCAGTGGGTGCACCGCGATTTCACCGCCGGCCAGGCACCGCGATCGCCGGGCACCGAATTCGAAGCGCATCCGCTGCTGGTGGTGCTCTGCTCGCGGCACGGCAGCCGGGAAGCCGATCTGCAGGCCGGGCAGGCGCTGCAACGGCTGTGGCTGACCGCGACCGCACAGGGCCTCGCCGCCTCGATGATCTCGCAGGTCGTCGAGGTACGCGAGACCCGCGAGGAGCTTCGGGAGCTGCTGGGCGGGAACGTCACCCCACAAGCACTGCTGCGCATCGGCCACGGCACACCATCGGTACCCTCACCCCGCCGCAATGTCGAGGACATGCTCGTCAACGGCGTCGCCGAACCCTTCCAGTCCTAA